A region from the Actinoplanes sp. OR16 genome encodes:
- a CDS encoding Rieske 2Fe-2S domain-containing protein, which translates to MVAEPTVNGKAPARRRSRSGRLPGRQDWSSWPHYQAAAAGFRGYWYPVAFSSQITGKPTAVTLLGERIMVMRDRGTVYALKDRCPHRGVPLSYGNQQFPGTVSCIYHGWTFDLKTGDLAAAITDGPASPICGKVTQPTFETAERLGMVWLFVGDGEEAPPIDDQLPEELRDNPGVVGVRIQAREGNWRFAAENGYDEGHAKYLHRTALWRLFKAMPVYNDTRIVRQGRWLYRVQDNQYWDADFPGLGKWTGKAWYKIDPSKTKPGSEANRNIGNTGGAAKVNEVIAAQDFPGFVSITMPGFLRVAYPGFIHYEFYVPVDADNHLYVGVMVNFGKGLATLPFYPKYLGAIRWLFHGQFSGQDKWMVEVTDAPPERLYRPDDALLQWRKLAEDLTEERADRLTAEGLTPEDGQPEVTK; encoded by the coding sequence ATGGTCGCAGAGCCGACGGTGAACGGTAAGGCGCCGGCACGGCGTCGTTCGCGGAGCGGGCGGCTGCCCGGCCGGCAGGACTGGTCGAGCTGGCCGCACTATCAGGCGGCCGCAGCGGGGTTCCGCGGTTACTGGTACCCGGTGGCGTTCTCGTCGCAGATCACCGGCAAGCCGACCGCGGTCACCCTGCTCGGCGAGCGCATCATGGTGATGCGCGACCGCGGGACCGTGTACGCCCTCAAGGACCGCTGCCCGCATCGCGGTGTGCCGCTCAGCTACGGCAACCAGCAGTTCCCCGGCACGGTCAGCTGCATCTACCACGGGTGGACGTTCGACCTGAAGACCGGCGACCTGGCCGCCGCGATCACCGACGGGCCGGCCTCGCCGATCTGCGGGAAGGTCACCCAGCCCACGTTCGAGACCGCGGAGCGGCTCGGCATGGTGTGGCTGTTCGTCGGCGACGGTGAGGAAGCGCCGCCGATCGACGACCAGCTGCCCGAGGAACTGCGCGACAACCCGGGCGTGGTCGGCGTGCGGATCCAGGCGCGCGAGGGCAACTGGCGCTTCGCCGCCGAAAACGGCTACGACGAGGGCCACGCGAAATACCTGCACCGGACGGCGCTGTGGCGGCTGTTCAAGGCGATGCCGGTGTACAACGACACCCGGATCGTGCGGCAGGGCCGCTGGCTCTATCGCGTGCAGGACAATCAGTACTGGGATGCCGACTTCCCCGGCCTCGGCAAGTGGACCGGCAAGGCGTGGTACAAGATCGACCCGTCGAAGACGAAGCCGGGCTCCGAGGCCAACCGCAACATCGGCAACACCGGCGGCGCGGCGAAGGTCAACGAGGTGATCGCCGCCCAGGACTTCCCGGGCTTCGTCTCGATCACCATGCCCGGCTTCCTGCGGGTCGCCTACCCGGGCTTCATCCACTACGAGTTCTACGTCCCGGTCGACGCCGACAATCATCTGTACGTCGGCGTGATGGTCAACTTCGGTAAAGGGCTCGCGACGCTGCCCTTCTATCCCAAGTACCTGGGCGCGATCCGATGGCTGTTCCACGGCCAGTTCTCCGGCCAGGACAAGTGGATGGTCGAAGTCACCGACGCCCCGCCGGAGCGCCTCTACCGCCCGGACGACGCCCTGCTCCAGTGGCGCAAGCTGGCGGAGGACCTCACCGAGGAACGGGCCGATCGGCTCACGGCCGAGGGCCTCACCCCGGAGGACGGCCAACCCGAGGTGACCAAGTAG